One window of Bacillus alveayuensis genomic DNA carries:
- a CDS encoding hypothetical protein (product_source=Hypo-rule applied; cath_funfam=2.30.29.50; pfam=PF08000; superfamily=50729), which translates to MADIGTIMTWTFYEETTIPKEVENILIEGETAEIAYKTVRDVAVLTNKRIIIADRQGFTGKKVEIYTIPFKSIVMYSSENGGKIDLNAELELWTRAGKFKLLLNKKVDIRKLDRLIAKHIL; encoded by the coding sequence ATGGCAGATATCGGAACGATTATGACATGGACGTTTTATGAGGAAACGACGATTCCAAAAGAGGTAGAAAATATTTTAATTGAAGGGGAAACAGCGGAAATTGCTTATAAGACCGTTCGGGATGTTGCTGTTTTGACGAACAAGAGGATCATCATTGCTGATCGCCAAGGGTTTACAGGGAAAAAAGTAGAAATCTATACGATTCCATTTAAATCGATTGTGATGTATTCGAGCGAAAATGGTGGAAAGATTGATCTGAACGCTGAGCTTGAGCTGTGGACGAGAGCTGGGAAATTTAAGTTATTGTTAAATAAAAAGGTGGATATTCGCAAGCTCGATCGATTAATTGCAAAACATATCCTTTAA
- a CDS encoding putative damage-inducible protein DinB (product_source=COG2318; cog=COG2318; superfamily=109854): MFEHLHWANERLLEALQKIEGEKQEALRFFSHILFAEKVWLTRLQGLDSPPITLWDDVEIKDCAELVEQNKKGMTTYMKTLTNDDLDHIITYQNSKGIEFQNTVREILTHVA; encoded by the coding sequence ATGTTTGAACATTTGCATTGGGCGAACGAGCGTCTATTAGAAGCTTTGCAAAAAATTGAAGGGGAAAAGCAAGAGGCACTGCGCTTTTTTTCCCATATTCTTTTTGCAGAAAAAGTGTGGTTGACAAGATTACAAGGATTAGACAGCCCTCCTATTACCCTATGGGATGATGTCGAAATCAAAGACTGTGCAGAGCTTGTAGAACAAAATAAAAAGGGTATGACCACGTATATGAAAACTTTGACGAACGATGACTTAGATCACATCATCACCTATCAAAACAGTAAAGGAATCGAGTTTCAAAATACAGTTAGAGAAATATTGACACATGTCGCCTAA
- a CDS encoding RNA polymerase sigma-70 factor (ECF subfamily) (product_source=KO:K03088; cath_funfam=1.10.10.10,1.10.1740.10; cog=COG1595; ko=KO:K03088; pfam=PF04542,PF08281; superfamily=88659,88946; tigrfam=TIGR02937): MAQKHENCEEGLFSLIYESYYHKVYVIALSIIRDRYLAEDVLQETFIKAYQKLDQIKEREKIGSWLSTIATRTAIDFVRKEKKTRARLLDESIVANEESSIIVENVLEKQFFEQEMKRKIERLKPEYRQVLELRYYRGLKETEIEHELNVSKSCVKTRLYRARKTLKSQLEPVM; this comes from the coding sequence TTGGCACAAAAACATGAGAATTGTGAAGAAGGGCTTTTTTCGTTGATTTATGAATCCTATTATCATAAAGTGTACGTGATTGCCTTATCGATTATACGAGATCGCTATTTGGCTGAAGATGTGTTGCAAGAAACATTTATAAAAGCTTATCAAAAATTAGATCAAATAAAAGAAAGAGAAAAAATAGGATCGTGGCTTTCGACGATTGCGACAAGAACGGCCATTGATTTCGTAAGGAAAGAGAAGAAGACAAGGGCGCGATTACTGGATGAATCCATTGTAGCAAACGAAGAATCTTCCATTATTGTGGAAAACGTCTTGGAAAAACAGTTTTTCGAACAGGAAATGAAACGAAAAATCGAAAGGCTCAAGCCTGAATATCGACAAGTGCTTGAACTTCGTTATTACCGCGGCTTAAAGGAAACAGAAATCGAACATGAATTAAATGTATCGAAAAGCTGTGTGAAAACAAGGCTCTACCGCGCTAGAAAAACATTAAAATCACAATTAGAGCCGGTCATGTAA